The nucleotide sequence TGTGCGTAACTATCTGCCAAGTTGAGCCGTCCTGCGCGAATTGCCTTTACTTCTGTGCCTTGCAGAGCGACACCGGCTTCATAGCGATCGCGCAGGTGATAGTCATACCGCGCTTTTCGATTCACAGTAATCAATGGAGTTGTAGAATTTTTGGCATTTTTCATCGTGGTGTTAAGTATAACATAGAACTGACTTGAGTGCAAGAAAAACTTCAGGAATCATTAAGTCCCGAAAAATATGAACTTTTTTCGCAAAATAGGATTTTAGTAGAAAACGACACACAAATCTGATAAACTATACTACACGTTGGCAAAACCAGGGCATTGTGCCTTGATATACCCGTAGAACTCAGGAAAGGAGTTTCTTGATGCAAGAACTTTATGATACACGTGCACCAAATCCGCCTTCACGTGCAATTTTAGTGGGCGTAAAACTCCGAAATAATTCAATTGATGAAACCGAAGAATCGCTACAAGAGCTCCAGCAACTCACAGAGACTGCTGGTATTGAAGTCGTTTGTAAGACAATTCAACCACGCAATGCACCAAATCCAACCTATTTCATTGGTGAAGGCAAGGTTGAAGAAGAACTCAAGCCTCTCGTTGAAGAGTTAGACGCAGACGCGATTATTTTTGACGAGGAACTGTCACCAGCACAAAATCGGAATCTTGAGAGGGCACTTGAGGTCGCTACAATTGACCGGACGGGGCTCATTCTTCAGGTTTTCGCGCAACGCGCACTTACCAAGGAAGCGCGCTTACAAGTCGCATTGGCGCAACTCGAATATGCACTTCCACGCCTCACTCGGATGTGGACACACCTGTCACGACTTGCGACGGGTGGCGGTGGCAGTAGACGTCTCCGGGGTCCCGGCGAAACGCAGCTTGAAATGGACAGACGCTGGGTCCGCGGGAATATCGCACATGTTAGAAAAGCACTTGATGCCGTTGAAAAGCAACGCCATACGCAGCGGCGAAATCGGTCTGAAAAAATCAAGGTGTCTCTCGTGGGGTATACCAATGCGGGGAAATCAACGCTATTTAACGTCCTAACAGGCGAAGCCGTTTTGGCTGAGGATAAATTGTTCGCGACTTTAGATTCTACCACGCGGAAGGTGGATTTGCCCCAAAAGCAACAAATTCTGTTGAGCGACACCGTCGGATTTATCAAGAAATTACCACACCAGTTAGTCGCGGCATTCAAGGCTACGCTCGAAGAAGTCTTAGAAGCAGATCTTTTGCTTCATGTTATCGATGTGAGTCACCCAGAAGCAGAGGCGCAGATAGCGGCTGTGAATGTAGTCCTTGAAGAATTGGATGCTACCGATATTCCGATGTTCATGGTTTTGAATAAAATTGATAGGCTCAAAAATGATGAGGAATTGCACCTCTTGCAGTGCCAATATCCAGAGGCTTTGCCGATCTCAGCACAACGCGGCGATGGCATTCCAGCGTTAATAGATGCTTTGGCACATCGTTTTGCTGAACGTGGCACGGAACTCTCTCTCTGTATTCCGTATACAGAGGGGAAAGTGCTCGACTTATTGCATAAGCACGGTATAGTACTTGAGACTGAATACGCAGATGAAGCCGTTCATGTCAAAGCACGCTTGCCGAACCGTTATCTCAAATCGGTCTCTCAATTTTTGGTTTCTTCCTAAGAAAGGCGTTGATAATGCGATGGCTCGACCAGACCGACATCGGTCACGACTTACAAATCTGCCCAGATTGTGACAGAGCGTACGAGGTGCTTGACCAGTTTTTGGGGAGTCCATTAGGGGATCGTGCACGTGACAATTTGATTGATACCGTGTTCAACGACGCTTATTATGTCGCGATTCGGTGTCCGCAATGTCTTGAAATTCGGCACCTCTGCATACAATCTCTAACAGCCACGCAATTTCACATCGAAAAGGAGAGAAAATGAAGATAGGTGTTACGCAAATTATCCTTGGCGGTATGTCACTGAACGATACGCTTTCCCTCTGTCAAGATGCCGGTTACGATGCCGTTGAACTCACTTTCAGTGAGGGACAGGACACCGACATCAATATGAGCGATACGGAGTTACGCGGCATTGCCGATACATGTGAAAACGCAGGTATTGAAATCAGCAGTATCACAGCAGGGTACGCGGATCGCGGGAATTTGCTTAGCTTGGATGCCACCCAACGTGAAAAGGGAGCGGTCTCTCTCGCTCGCGGTGTGGAAGTCGCGGGTGCACTCGGTGTCGGTGGTATTTTACTGCATCCAGGACAACTTACTGTTGAGGGAACTTACCAACAGGTCTGGGATAACCTCGTGGGTGTATTGAAAGATCTGGCACCTTCCGCGGCGGCGCACCAAGTCGCAATCGGACTTGAGAACGTCTGGAACAAATTTCTACTCAGCCCGAAAGAGATGCGTGATATTGTAGACGAGGTAGACAGTGATTGGGTAGGCACTTATCTTGATACTGCGAATATGATGGCTTACGGTTACCCGGAGCATTGGATCCGTGAACTCGCACATCGCATCAAGCGGGTACACTTCAAGGATTTCTCCCGTGGGGCGCACCAGTTTGTTAATCTCTTAGATGGCGATACAGATTGGCAAGCGGTTATGGCGGCGTTCCGTGCGATCGGTTACGATGGCTATGTTATCCACGAAGTCGGTGGCGATAGAGACGCACAAATTGACCTCGCGAAGCGGATGCGTGAAATCGTTGCGATGTAATCCGAACAGAAAAGGCGATGGCTTATGAGAAACCATCGCCGCATGCCGGAGGTCGGACTCGAACCGACATGGACCTAGGGCCCGCGGGATTTTGAGTCCCGTGCGTCTACCAATTTCACCACTCCGGCGACTCTATCATTGGCAACATATATTATACTATATTCTCGGCGAAAAGTCAAATTTACGCCGAACACCCCTACAAATCATGGCGAACGAACAACGGGATCTCGCATCTCAAAACATATTCCAACGTCTCTTTGTGGTCGTGCAAGCACTTGTTGGTCAATTGCGTGAGAGAGGGACATGGCAGGCTTTATGGAATTGGGGACTGTGGCGGATTATGCCCAAACGCCGACGTATCTTCAAATTGATACGCGAACTCCAACCCCTGGATCCAAGTGCCCCGACTGAGATGCGAGCCGTCCGTGATGAAGTCTTCGCTAAAAGTTGTTTAGAACTGCAACACATCGAAGAAGCACAGATCCTCTCGGATATCCTAAGGCATGTACGTCAACCGCTCGGGTTTGAGCAAATCTTTTTCGCGGCGATCTACCCGGTTTTAGTTAAACGCGACATGGAGGCGATCCCGATTCTGACCGAAGATAGGCATCGGCTTGATGTAGAGATTGGCTACCTTGGATACAATGAGGATTATTTTTTTTGGGTGTTTGAGATTGATGGTACAAAAAATCTCAGTCTCGACTCGCCGCTCGTCCCAAGACTGGAAATGCGAGACGATAAACGCTACGTAGTCTATTCGCTCGGGAGTGCAGGACTCGTTGATGTGGACTATGCCGAGTATGCGGGACAGTGGCTTCTCGACTCGCCGCGTTTAACAATGGCACTTCCGTTGCTCTCCGTGGCGTACGCGGAACAGTGGATCCTTAACGCACGCGTCTACTTTTCACACATTCTCACAGATTTGAAGAAACGGAATTATCAAGTTACAGCAACGGCAATACCCGATTTTGAACGGGCGCGGTTGTCACTTTTACGCCGTCTCTCCCTGGACCGGCTAAGAAAACGTCAATTTCTGTCCGAACGCCGAAGTCGGTAAGGTAGATGCCCGGCTCAATCGAAAAACAGATCCCAGAAATCAACGCACGCGCATCGCGCGTCTCTAAGTTATCTAAATTCACACCGTTCCCGTGGATAACTGTGCCGATGTTGTGTCCCGTGCGGTGAATAAAGAATTCTCCGTATCCTTTTTCAGTGATATACCCTCGGACGCAGTCGTCCACTTCGTAACCGTGAATCGGTGCATCGGCAGCCCATTTCTCACGGATGAACTGCACGGCTCTATCCCGTGCCTCCTTGACAATATCGAAGATTTCGACATATCTCCCCGGAACCGTTTTACCCGCATAAGCCACCCATGTTGTATCTGCGAAGACCGCATCGGGATCTTTCTGTTTTGCCCATAAGTCGATTAAGATAAAGTCGCCGATTTTAATCTCTTGGGTGTCTGTTGAAGTCGGGGCATAATGCGGATCGCTGCTCTTGGCGTTCGCAGCCACGATCGGTGGGTAATCCGTAACTAAATCCATCTCATCGAATTGTCCGAGAATCACTTGCTGAACGTCATATTCCGTAATTGTTTTTCCATCACGCAGTTGTGAACCGATCCATTTAAAGGCATAGTCTTTCGCCTGTAGCACGAGGCGTGCGGATGTCTGATGTCCGGTTGCCTGTGCCTCACTCAGACGCGCTTCCATCCGCTGTGCGAGTTCCGCGGATGTGTGCACCGCAACGCCCATCGAACGAATCCACTCCAAAGTGCCGGCATCTACCCGTGAAACATAAGGGATTTCAGCGTTTGGCGAATACTCCATTGCAACGGTTTTGATACCGGAATCTCCGTCTTGCCCCCCTGATAAGGGGGGTTGGGGGGTTGCAAGCAGTGCACGCATCTTTTTGTTAAGCTCTTCCCAACCCGCATAAAGCGCGACGGTGCCTTGGACACTTGTGAAGTTAGATGTCTCAATCTTATGGACCAGCCACCGCGGTTCACCCTGTGCGGGGATGAGACAGAACCAGCGACGTGTTATATGTGCTTCTGCTAAGCCTGCCACGTTCTGTGCAATCGGGTTTATCCCACGGAAATCGTAGAGGAGCCATCCATCTAATCCTAACGCTGCCAATTCAGCTTGAATCTCTGTTGTTTTCATATCCGTCAAAATTTTCCTTCTCTTTTTAAGTCAGATCGAATTTCTTGATAGTCCCGGAAGTCTATAGCAGTTTCAACGGCTGAATCCATCTCTAAAATGTCCTCTAAATCCTCCGGCTGCCTTAAAGCCCCAGCGGGGCGAAATGTCTGTAGAAACCTACCGAAAAACCTCATCAAGCCGCCAAACGAGTTTAAGCGCGTCCGTCCATCCTATTTTGGCAAAAAGATCTAATAGATTGAGTAGGTCTTCCAAAGCTTCACCGTCGCGCACTTCATGTCGGTAATCAGCAAGGACAAGTTCAACGAATTCGACAACCTCCATAACCGCAAGAGTATCAAGAGTATAGCCGAACTGTTCACTTGATTTTACAACTCCTGCTGCCAAATGCAAGACCTCTTTCGGATTGCAGTCGAGGAAACTCCGTAAAAGTTGCATAAAATAGTACGCTGTCGGTGCAAACATAATACCACTTGCTGGATCTTGTGCGAAAGCAATAACTTGTTGCATCAAAGGTTTGACTTCATTGTAGTAATTACGGCGTAAGTCGTCGGAAATTTCCTCAACAGGTTCCTCAGACTGCTCTCTTTTATAGGCAACAGCAAAATAAAGACGTGTAATAACTTCATTAATCACGTTGTACGTATCATGTAACTTTTTCACATTTTCTTCAGTGTCATCTTCCTTGACTATACGATACAATCCCTTAATTTTATCAGAAACCAAATCAATCACTTGTCCTAACCATCCAATAGCCCGTTTTGCTCTTCTGCGTCCTTCATCCCTTTCGAGGTGCTTCGGAAGGACGTAATCTCTTACAACCTCAGACACGGCACGACTCAACGGATTAGCGAACCAGATCGGGTCTTTGAAGTATGTATCTTCAATTGTTTTCGATGCCCATGAATTTTGGCGATCAATGATCAACCACATCAACAAAACGATGAACGAATCTGATGGTTCTAATCCTTCTATAGGTGGTGGTGTGTGCTCTAACAGTTTTGCCATAACACGGGTCGTTTTGTCTTCATTTTCTTTCTCCCTTGCGACCACCTGAGTCAATGTATTATAGAGATACTTTTGCACGACGCGATTTTGTTCATCCACTGATCTATTGTCCATAATGTGCCAGAATATTTCAGGTGCTTTGTTATAAACTCGGAACAACTCCATTGCCGTTACCATCCGAACGGATGGTACAGGATCACTTGCAAGTCTTTCGATTGCATCCAATATTTCCGGATCAGGTTGGTAAAACACAAACCGGAGTAGCCCGCGAGCTGCTTCATGTCGTGGAAATGGAGAATAACCTGGACCATCGAATTGATCATCGTATTCAGGATTTGGTTTGGGTTCTTCATGTTCTGCCCCTTCTAAAAGCACTTGTCGGCAAAAAGTAAAGAAATCACTC is from Candidatus Poribacteria bacterium and encodes:
- the hflX gene encoding GTPase HflX codes for the protein MQELYDTRAPNPPSRAILVGVKLRNNSIDETEESLQELQQLTETAGIEVVCKTIQPRNAPNPTYFIGEGKVEEELKPLVEELDADAIIFDEELSPAQNRNLERALEVATIDRTGLILQVFAQRALTKEARLQVALAQLEYALPRLTRMWTHLSRLATGGGGSRRLRGPGETQLEMDRRWVRGNIAHVRKALDAVEKQRHTQRRNRSEKIKVSLVGYTNAGKSTLFNVLTGEAVLAEDKLFATLDSTTRKVDLPQKQQILLSDTVGFIKKLPHQLVAAFKATLEEVLEADLLLHVIDVSHPEAEAQIAAVNVVLEELDATDIPMFMVLNKIDRLKNDEELHLLQCQYPEALPISAQRGDGIPALIDALAHRFAERGTELSLCIPYTEGKVLDLLHKHGIVLETEYADEAVHVKARLPNRYLKSVSQFLVSS
- a CDS encoding sugar phosphate isomerase/epimerase, with protein sequence MKIGVTQIILGGMSLNDTLSLCQDAGYDAVELTFSEGQDTDINMSDTELRGIADTCENAGIEISSITAGYADRGNLLSLDATQREKGAVSLARGVEVAGALGVGGILLHPGQLTVEGTYQQVWDNLVGVLKDLAPSAAAHQVAIGLENVWNKFLLSPKEMRDIVDEVDSDWVGTYLDTANMMAYGYPEHWIRELAHRIKRVHFKDFSRGAHQFVNLLDGDTDWQAVMAAFRAIGYDGYVIHEVGGDRDAQIDLAKRMREIVAM
- a CDS encoding M24 family metallopeptidase, which gives rise to MKTTEIQAELAALGLDGWLLYDFRGINPIAQNVAGLAEAHITRRWFCLIPAQGEPRWLVHKIETSNFTSVQGTVALYAGWEELNKKMRALLATPQPPLSGGQDGDSGIKTVAMEYSPNAEIPYVSRVDAGTLEWIRSMGVAVHTSAELAQRMEARLSEAQATGHQTSARLVLQAKDYAFKWIGSQLRDGKTITEYDVQQVILGQFDEMDLVTDYPPIVAANAKSSDPHYAPTSTDTQEIKIGDFILIDLWAKQKDPDAVFADTTWVAYAGKTVPGRYVEIFDIVKEARDRAVQFIREKWAADAPIHGYEVDDCVRGYITEKGYGEFFIHRTGHNIGTVIHGNGVNLDNLETRDARALISGICFSIEPGIYLTDFGVRTEIDVFLAGPGRDGVKVTTAPVQNRVLPLL